From Perca flavescens isolate YP-PL-M2 chromosome 19, PFLA_1.0, whole genome shotgun sequence:
TGATAAACCCCATAACTTTGTATTTAAGAGGCCaaataataagaaaataatTGTGTTCTTACCAAACCATTGGATAAGGATTTCCTTCTGCCAGTTGGAGAATATCTCACTAGTACCACAAAAAGAGGGGAAATTGTTTTTGAGTGACAACAGATTAGCATTTATTGAGCAATAGAAACCTGACTGTGAGTAGGTTTTTATCATCAAACTAACATCATGTCAACAGCGCAgtataacaataaaaaataaaaaaaactttacaagCTCTTACGGTAGGTTGTTTGAGACTGTAATCCATGTTTAGTAGCATCAAAGCATCATTATACGAGGATTTCTACCTGTTGATGAAGACCTGGTCCAAGGTGAAGAGGATTTGGTAAACACAGCGGAGCGACTGGCTCCAGGCCACAAAGGCAGCATCTACATGCAGGAGAAGAATGACCCAATAAGCAGGCCTGCAGGTCAAACTGCTACAGGATGTACACAAACAGGGCTGTAGCTCTCTTGGCTTAGAGGTGGGaccatttcattttattgtgatAAGGAGACAAATTCCATAATAGGTGTTTCAAACAGCAGATATAATGTTTCCTGAAATGGGTGTGACTAGCTTAagataataattaataattagcAATGGAGAGCATTATGGaatattatttttaacattatttttatttagtttttttcagactttttttgccactttttccaatgtttttttttttggcccgaCGTTTTTcccccaatgtttttgttgctttcttttcaacttttggttgttttttctttgatggctaagttactttttttgctgactttttggggtctttatgtcgaccaagctgtaagtgagaagattatatgagacatgcaaaaatacaataaaagatgCTTGACTTTTACGATCAAATAATAGCATGTGAATAACcgaaacatgtctggccctggatGGGATTCTTATTTTGCAGTGTGACCCTTCGtggaattgagtttgacacccctgacaTACACGCTTGGTCAGAATttggtattggtattggtattaAATCCAAACATGaccacaatatgtcatcagaAATTAAGGAAAGATGCTAAGCTAAAATattatcttttctgacaacaatgctaatgctaaagtAATTGCGCTGTTTTTAGCGGCTGTTGCCGTAATTTCAAGCGTAGAAAGTGTGGCTGTCCGTTGGGTAGAGAGGACGGCGAGGTCGTGCTGTTTTTAGCGGATGTTGGAGTCATTTTAAACAGCGATAGGGTGGTTGTCAGTCTCCGCTAACAGGAACTGCTGGTTTGCTTCTGGCAAACAGATGCATTTTGCAACGAACTCTCCAACCTTCTCACAGGTGAAACATAACATTAcatcagagaggagagaggtgaGAGTGATATTTGTATTAGATCAAAGTTAAAAAAGCCTAGTGCTGTAGAAATAACTCCTGTACCTAACTTAGCTCTtctctgccatctagtggctggAAATGATGGCCAGAATTTTGGAATCAAATTGTCCTGTGTGTGCTTACAGGCTGGGAGGTGCTGGCTGTGTCCCAGTCAGTTCCAGAGTCCAGGCTGAGCCGGGCCCGGCGCTGTGTGTCAGCTCTGACAGGGGACAGGGACTGGGATCTGGAGATGTATGATGGAGACCTGGTGCTGCCGTGTCGTCCCCTGTACGCCCTGCCACCTTGTCTCCTTCCAAGGGTTTGAGGTTGTTTCCTCTGAGGAGAGGAGCTCCTAGGTCTGCTCGAGGCTGTCCTGTTCCTCTTCATCACTGGCCTCTGGAAACAAGAGAGTGGATGTCTCAAAACTATCCACATCCTAAAAATTGGGCTTTGTAGCTGCCAAACTTTCTGCAAATATTCATTTTGAGTTGCAGGTCAAGGGAGTTGTCCGCTCATGGTTTCTGCAGGTAAAAAGATCGTCTCCAAAATAAAATCCTTTTTTGTCCATGAGAGATATAAAAGGGTTTTCTAAGCCTTTGTCTCTGACTACTACTGTATTCCTGTCTCTGTTCAGAACTCAGCAGCCAAGAAGGTCCTCAGAGGGCCAGACATGAGGCAGAGATACTGGGTCAGGGCAAAGGGAGTGTATGCCGATGatcaaaaaacacaacaaatataattcattcttcttcttcttcttatatatatatatatatatatatatatatatatatatatatatatatatatatatatatatatatatatatatatatatatatatatatatatatatatatatatatatatatatatatatatatatatatatatatatatatatatatatatatatatatatgatgctTGACCCGCTGATTTTGCGCACACTTTTCTCCACGGTTAGCAGTTGCAGCAGTGGCTGTGACACACATAAAGGCAATAACGGAACATTAACTCAATTGCTGCAACCTGCTTCAAACATCGCACTCCTTCCCGAAGTCACATGTCAGTTgaatatgaacacacacagacatggtaCACATATTCTTGGATTCACTGTGACATACGCTTTTATATTATATCTGATGTCCACTGTGAATAACAGAGATCATAGATAAAAGATGCTCCTTATTATAGCTGTAGAACTTGCCTGTACATCCATGGATACACTGGTTCCAATTTGCCAAATGTAAACTAAAAAAATCCAGGGTAAAAATTGGCcttattcttttttctttgatttcatgtactatatgttttgtttttttaaagcaacataaatttattataattattgctAAAATTATTGAATTCAAGGAACCCATTAAAAGTCACTGGGAGGGGGACTTGTATCATGTATGGGTCTGCTGCTGACATAAAACCTAATTTGGTTAATGGTGTTGCCTCTGATATATTATGATGCAATTGGATTTATTATACATAATCTACATACGTTTTAAGCCACGTCATATCATCTTTACCATAGGTACATTGGGGTAAATGTTGATCCGAGCATCAGCAGGGCACTCAATAATGGTCGTTTTGGTGGAAAACTCCAACCGTGGAGCGATACCCTGGGGAACAGAAAGGAGAGGAAATAGTTGTATCATAATCATATTAAACTGCAAAGATCTGTCTTCTAGTCACTCATCACTTAGAATTGCTTGCTACTGTGTCCGAGACCTGTGGTCCAGAAAATGTGATCATGCCCTAAAAAAGAACGTCAACAATGTCAACACATGCTGAAAATAGACAACATCACTGCACACTTTAATGTGTCAAAGTTGGACCTACTGGAAAGTGAGGTGCTCGGGTCATCAGAACCTCTTGATCCACTCCAGAGGAGGAGGGAACCAGTTTGGGCTCCGGGAATAAGAAACGCCGAGCATCTTCTTCAAAGGAGGCCAGAGTGTCTGCcgctgcaaacacacaaacacacgtctGTTCCACTAGGACAAAGGTCATCTTTAGCTTTATTTCAAacaattggagaaaaaaaaaaaaacgaataccaaaataacaaaaagtagtcataacaacaaaacaattgtTAACATAACACACACTAGACCCATTCAAACCCCCAGTCTTTACTATAGACAAGTGCCAAATCCAATAAGATAAACTAAACAGGTCattttaaataatacaaaaacacgactccaaatgaagTCATACTCTATCAAGCACCAACAACATCAGGGACATTTACACTCTCCTTTCTCACTTctgtaattatataataataataataataataatataaatatcaataatgtatcttttgtttttaaattgcattataTAATTACAGTACATTCTACCGAACCcacaaatcaaaaaaaaatattatttgtgCAGTCTTCAATTCTACCACATCCTTAAACTTTAAggtgtgtcattttttttaaataacgtACATTTGTGTGCTCATGATGTccgtttagtttttattgtttactCTCAGAATGATTTTTTTATAGCATGCTTAATGATTGTGAGGTGTTTTTTAGGGGTTGCCCCATACTTCACAGTAATTTAAATATGGTAACACCAGAACTATACAGAATATAAAGTGCTCTCTCATTCAGAACGGAGAACTTACTTTCTGTaagttttatgtttatgttttatgtttaatatgGGGTGTCCAGCAGATACTGTGAACAAGAATCGCACccagaaatgtattttcatacacTCTTTCTTTTTCAACTTTATTCTGTGGTTTCCGAACAGCATTGGCTTATTCTGGCTGGAATCCTTTTAATGGGCAGTTGGACAACAAATTCTTCCACTTTTGTAAGGTTTAAGTTAAAGTGTCTGCAGTAATAcataggtatatatatatatatgattacgAAAAAATACACAACCTCACCTGGAGGGATCAGCTGCACCAGTTCAATTGTGACCGTCTCATCTGAGGAGAATGGGAAATAAATACACATAGCAGTAGACaaaaatcattaacatgacacCATGAGAGACCCACAATGCCACAGTGCCACAAAGGTATGAACCAGAGACAGCGCTCGCCACAAAAGtttcagacttttttgtttttgctggcTCTTATCTTTGGCATGGCACCATTGCATTGTGGGCCACTCGTCAAAGAGGGCAGGGTGGTGTCAGAGACTGTTTCGAAAGGGCAGATAGGGatgacagatttttttaaaaaaaaggctatTTTGGCAGAAAATGGCAAACAACCTAATTATTTGTTAGGACATCGGTCATGATTGTACCCgaacacaaaacattttcaaatgtcatCAAATATGAGTATGCCACCACATCAGTTTATTATGTATTACAGTATCTGCCACAGACAGTATAACTGTATACAACCAAATATGAAGTAACTTACACTCCAGCATTACAGCGATGTCTCCAGGGTCAACTGCATGCCTGAAAATctagacagaaacaaaatatatattatatatatataataaattgtATTTCCCTGTCTCGCCGGTACCTGAAACCATACGCCCACTCCAACGCAGCCCCTCACACATGTGTTTGTGCTGGTTTACTCTGTACACACAGTAACATACTAGTTCACATCTCCTACAGGTGATTGAGTAGCCCATGATTCATATCATTTTCCTAATCGTCAAACCATGCAGTGACCCTTCatgctttttcctttttttccatttcgtctgtcatctattttttttttcctagctGGATGATAAGTTAAGCCTTGCCTTCTCAAATTTCATTTTCTCATGAAAGAGCAGAGGAAAGACGGCCGGGAGACAGTCCGACTGATGGTACTGGCCCATGAAGCACATGCTGAGGAAGATGTCATCCTTGGCTGGCAGATGAACTCCAGGACAAGACACCTGAGAGCAGTGGAGGAACATACAGTAGAGTCAGTTGAAATATGGTTAGAAGTCATAAGTCCTTTTTCACTAGCTGCTAGTTGAGTTGGACTAACAATTTCTCCTGCCTCCAGTTCACCCTTAGTTCATATATTCACTTCCCTCTGACGTCACTATACTACTATTACTCCACGCTGTCTGTCAGAATCCTGGCTATATTCTGTGTTCGCACAAACTAGTTCTACAGTGCAATACGATACCTTTATTTCTATGTCTGGTTCCTTATGTCTTTTACCTGAACTGCTCAGACTGGTTCAATCAGAAGGTTATGCCTGACTTGAGTAGTTGACAGAGTAGTTaagagattattattataattcagATTACTGAAATGCTGCTTTTATCTTAACTAAACAcgtaatttttcatttttttttcatttcctttaaGTTTGGTAGGATGTGAAACAAATGTGCCCTTATTAAAGCATGCTATTCTGACTGTATTACTGATTGgatttagttagttagttgcaCACATATATAACTGTGTTTACAGGTGACTATCAGTCATgtgaccccccccctcctccccacccTCTACAGCAGCTGTATTGAGTGTGGCCTTTCATAATGAGGTCAGCTTACTTATATCAGAGACAGAGTCATTTGGCCTGTTCGTTGAGATATAAGGCCCAACCTGTTTTAATGTATTCAATACATATTTCTGAGACTGTAATTAAAAGGCTGTTTAGTCGTGCAGGCAGAGATGCAATAGGTCGATCCGTAACCCGTAGCAACCACACTTTGCTAAATCAAATACTACAACTATATCACACAGCCAATGTTCCTGGGTCTGGTGGACCTACCacattattatgtttttatatcaaTACAGCCAcaacaatttatgtaaaaaatgcttaatagatgtttactttagctcaattaccaatgatatactgtatgcatcATTTATGGTTGGTATTTGCCATTTTACCCCTGTGACATCACATTTACGATCATatggtcatttttgtttttttgtgagaaaataaggaaattcaattataaaaaaggaaataaaaatagaaacacgatttttgatcattattggtgattatttcgtataacttaatcagaacaggtgaaagtgcttgaaatgtaatgatgttgtaactttgtgtgggaatagcaggttcagaaagacaacatagttCCATAGCacctacatttaaatacacCCGAAGGTGTGCAGTTATTGAAAAGAAGTTATTTTTGTATGTTCTTtgcagaaaatgagccaaggccaatgagtttgagttagaagaaataataaatagcataacttctcttttagcaaacattgaaaacggtGTTGTGCCGAAAAAAGACTgcctgccccccacccccccaactCAGGACAGCAACGTCTGACAATCACACAATTGgcttctgtatttttttcaaacttttcagGACTTTTAGTAGACCTCAGtcacatttattacatttacattatttattttatatacagaacacacacacaaagcgacGCACGGGTCTGCTCCAGAGCTCCGTGAGTTTGAGCCTGAACCTTGTAGACTGTTAACGTCACGGCAACACGGGAACTTAAACTTTGTGTTGCTTAAAACAACTAGGCTAATGACATTTGGGGCTGAAGCCCTTCAAAAGTGACCTGGTTAATATTGGTGCACATAACTATTTAGACTGACCAACATTTCCCTCTAGCGGCGTGCAGTCGTATT
This genomic window contains:
- the spata6l gene encoding spermatogenesis associated 6-like protein → MSRKALKVVVELKFRAVSCPGVHLPAKDDIFLSMCFMGQYHQSDCLPAVFPLLFHEKMKFEKIFRHAVDPGDIAVMLEYETVTIELVQLIPPAADTLASFEEDARRFLFPEPKLVPSSSGVDQEVLMTRAPHFPGIAPRLEFSTKTTIIECPADARINIYPNVPMRPVMKRNRTASSRPRSSSPQRKQPQTLGRRQGGRAYRGRHGSTRSPSYISRSQSLSPVRADTQRRARLSLDSGTDWDTASTSQPMLPLWPGASRSAVFTKSSSPWTRSSSTVRYSPTGRRKSLSNGLVGGLPEDDSSSSETHDPLDHHQGPDPSGLWWSYREQARHSRSQSSSHREWEEVQERVRGLLTTPKAVRRLTYGATHSEVDRVLARRSISPGPP